The following DNA comes from Candidatus Methylacidiphilales bacterium.
GGTTAACAACGTGAACGCGAGCAAAACCCAAAGCCGGACATATGACCCGGTAGGCAACCGCGCCACACACACCGACTACCTGCAAGAAGACATCCTCGGCAGCACCGCCCGCCTCATCGACCTTCAAGGCACCGAGATCCACCGCGCCCGATACGCCGTCTATGGAGAAGCTTACTTCGCCGACGGCAGCACAGCGAATAACTTTACCTCCTACAATGCCAGCCACACCCGCTTCTGGTTCACTGGGCGCGAAATGCTTGGAAACAGAAACGACGGCACTGGCTCAGGTCTATACGACTATAGAAACCGCATCTATAGCACTACCTTGGGAAGATTTATGCAGCCGGATCCGATAGGGTTTGATGCCGAGGATGTAAATTGGTATAGATATGTCGGCAATAGTCCGGTGAATTATATAGATCCGATAGGTAATTGCATTAGTGTTACAGAATTTAATAAGACACTAGATATATTAATAGATGGTTATAATGATCTTAAGAAAGAAATTGTAAAAAACAATATAAAAGGGAAAGATAAATACTATCATTGTATGACTGCATGTAGAGCTGCAAGGGAAGGTAATAAGAGCTTTGCAGAGACATTACTGAAGTTGCGTGAGATAGGTGATTTGTTAAAAAATCGAGCTGAACAGTTAATGGCTAAAGTAGGATGTAATCCTAGACTACCATCAGGGAAACCTAAAGAGGTGGCGAATAATATCGAAGCCGCTCGCGACAGTCTTGATGATATGAATGCAAATTATAGTGGATTAAATTGTCCCAAAGATAAAACGTGTGACTGTTGTTGCAAAGATTATCAGTAAAACGGCGGAGTTTACATTTTATGTAATTAGGGATCAAACTAATAAGAGT
Coding sequences within:
- a CDS encoding RHS repeat-associated core domain-containing protein, whose protein sequence is VNNVNASKTQSRTYDPVGNRATHTDYLQEDILGSTARLIDLQGTEIHRARYAVYGEAYFADGSTANNFTSYNASHTRFWFTGREMLGNRNDGTGSGLYDYRNRIYSTTLGRFMQPDPIGFDAEDVNWYRYVGNSPVNYIDPIGNCISVTEFNKTLDILIDGYNDLKKEIVKNNIKGKDKYYHCMTACRAAREGNKSFAETLLKLREIGDLLKNRAEQLMAKVGCNPRLPSGKPKEVANNIEAARDSLDDMNANYSGLNCPKDKTCDCCCKDYQ